A genomic segment from Saprospiraceae bacterium encodes:
- a CDS encoding SCO family protein produces MKNNIILFLSIICLVACNESQPNKSRVTTLPFYNEATFTPHWISPDVKILDTFHRVSPFKLTNQEGIIITEKKFEDKIYVADFFFTICPGICPKITANMGILQDEFIEDNDVLLISHSVTPERDSVPVLKQYAEDNGILSHKWHLVTGTQQEIYRLGRKDYFVEESLGLDKEEDEFLHTENFVLIDKNRHIRGIYNGLNKASINQLIADIKTLKKE; encoded by the coding sequence ATGAAAAATAATATCATTCTTTTTTTATCAATAATCTGTTTGGTAGCTTGTAATGAATCGCAGCCAAACAAAAGTAGAGTTACAACACTCCCTTTTTATAATGAAGCAACTTTTACTCCTCATTGGATTTCACCTGATGTTAAAATATTAGATACATTCCATCGAGTTTCACCTTTTAAACTGACCAATCAAGAAGGAATTATTATCACAGAGAAAAAATTTGAAGATAAAATTTATGTAGCAGATTTTTTCTTCACCATTTGTCCCGGCATTTGTCCCAAGATCACAGCAAATATGGGAATTCTTCAAGATGAATTTATAGAGGATAATGATGTTTTGTTGATTTCTCATTCCGTAACTCCTGAGAGAGACTCTGTTCCCGTGCTGAAACAATATGCAGAAGATAATGGTATTTTATCTCATAAATGGCATTTGGTTACAGGTACTCAACAAGAAATTTACAGATTAGGGAGGAAGGATTATTTTGTTGAAGAAAGTTTGGGCTTGGATAAAGAAGAAGATGAATTTCTACACACCGAAAATTTCGTATTGATTGATAAAAATAGACATATTAGAGGGATTTATAATGGTTTAAACAAAGCATCTATCAATCAACTAATAGCTGACATTAAAACATTGAAGAAAGAATAA